The genomic interval GCACGAGAGGGAAGCACATGGGACTGGGTATCCGGCCTTACCACCAGGGCTTAGAGGATCTGGGTAACGGCGCTTATGCGTGGCTGCAGCCGGATGGCGGCTGGGGGTGGTCCAATGCGGGGCTAGTGACCGACGGTGATTGCTCACTGCTCGTCGACACGCTGTTTGACAAGACGCTCACCGCCGCCATGCTCAAGGCCATGCGCCGGGCCGCCCCCGTGGCCACCCGGCGATTCGATGTCCTGGTAAACACGCACTCCAACGGCGATCACTGCAACGGCAACGAACTGGTGGAAGGAGCGGAGATCATCGCCTCGGCCGCCTGCGCAGAAGAACTGAAGCATGAAAACCCGGCCATGATGGCCACCCTCATCGATCGCGCACCCCAGATGGGAGAGGTCGGCGAGTTTTTCCTGCACTGCTTCGGCGCCTTCGATTTCCGCGACATCCGCCAGACGCTGCCGACCCGAACTTTCGAAGGCGCACTCGACATCTCTGTGGGTGACAAGCGGGTGACCCTGCAGCAGGTCGGACCCGCGCATACAGCCGGAGACATCCTGGCCTTCGTCCCCGCGGACAGAATGGCGTTCACGGGAGACATCCTGTTCATCGAAGGCCACCCGATCATCTGGGCGGGACCGGTGCAGAACTGGATCGGTGCCTGCGACTATCTGCTTGGCCTCGATGTCGATCTGATTGTGCCGGGGCATGGTCCGATCACCGACAAACGCGGTGTGCGTGCGGTACGCGAATATCTCGTATACATCCGCGATGAGGCCCGTCGACGCTACGACGCGGGCATGCCGGCGCTGGAAGCCGCACTCGA from Pseudomonadales bacterium carries:
- a CDS encoding MBL fold metallo-hydrolase; its protein translation is MGLGIRPYHQGLEDLGNGAYAWLQPDGGWGWSNAGLVTDGDCSLLVDTLFDKTLTAAMLKAMRRAAPVATRRFDVLVNTHSNGDHCNGNELVEGAEIIASAACAEELKHENPAMMATLIDRAPQMGEVGEFFLHCFGAFDFRDIRQTLPTRTFEGALDISVGDKRVTLQQVGPAHTAGDILAFVPADRMAFTGDILFIEGHPIIWAGPVQNWIGACDYLLGLDVDLIVPGHGPITDKRGVRAVREYLVYIRDEARRRYDAGMPALEAALDISLTDYDSWGDAERIVVNVTTLYREFSGDQTPNDVMELFSAMARVHKARRR